The proteins below are encoded in one region of Mycobacterium shinjukuense:
- the ctaD gene encoding aa3-type cytochrome oxidase subunit I, producing the protein MTAEAPPLGELEASRPYPARTGPKGNLVYRLISTTDHKMIGIMYCVACFIFFFVGGLLALLMRTELAAPGLQFLSNEQFNQLFTMHGTIMLLFYATPIVFGFANLVLPLQIGAPDVAFPRLNAFSFWLFLFGATLGAAGFITPGGAADFGWTAYTPLTDAIHSPGVGGDLWIMGLIVAGLGTILGAVNMITTVVCMRAPGMTMFRMPIFTWNIMVTSILVLIAFPLLTAALFGLAADRHLGAHVYDPANGGVLLWQHLFWFFGHPEVYIIALPFFGIVSEIFPVFSRKPIFGYTTLVYATLSIAALSVAVWAHHMFATGAVLLPFFSFMTYLIAVPTGIKFFNWIGTMWRGQLTFETPMLFSVGFAVTFLLGGLTGVLLASPPLDFHVTDSYFVVAHFHYVLFGTIVFSTFAGIYFWFPKMTGRLLDERLGKLHFWLTFIGFHTTFLVQHWLGDMGMPRRYADYLSTDGFQGLNVVSTIGAFILGVSMLPFVWNVFKSWRYGEVVTVDDPWGYGNSLEWATSCPPPRHNFTELPRIRSERPAFELHYPHMVERLRAEAHVGRHHDELAKVASS; encoded by the coding sequence TTGACAGCCGAAGCGCCACCGTTGGGAGAACTCGAGGCCAGTCGCCCGTACCCGGCCCGGACCGGTCCCAAGGGGAACCTGGTCTACCGGCTGATCAGCACCACCGATCACAAGATGATCGGCATCATGTACTGCGTCGCCTGCTTCATCTTCTTCTTCGTCGGCGGCCTGCTGGCGCTGTTGATGCGGACCGAGCTGGCGGCGCCCGGACTGCAGTTCTTGTCCAATGAGCAGTTCAATCAGCTGTTCACCATGCACGGCACGATCATGCTGCTGTTTTATGCCACCCCGATCGTGTTCGGCTTCGCCAATCTGGTGCTGCCGTTGCAGATCGGCGCGCCCGACGTGGCGTTCCCGCGGCTCAATGCCTTCTCGTTCTGGCTGTTCTTGTTCGGCGCCACGCTCGGGGCGGCCGGCTTCATCACGCCGGGCGGGGCCGCCGACTTCGGCTGGACCGCCTACACCCCGCTGACCGACGCCATCCACTCACCCGGCGTCGGCGGCGACCTGTGGATCATGGGTCTGATCGTCGCCGGCCTGGGCACCATCCTCGGCGCGGTCAACATGATCACCACCGTGGTCTGCATGCGCGCCCCCGGGATGACGATGTTCCGGATGCCGATCTTCACCTGGAACATCATGGTGACCTCGATCCTGGTGTTGATCGCGTTCCCGCTGCTGACCGCGGCGTTGTTCGGGTTGGCCGCCGACCGCCACCTGGGAGCCCATGTCTACGACCCGGCCAACGGCGGAGTCCTGTTGTGGCAGCACCTGTTCTGGTTCTTCGGTCACCCCGAGGTCTACATCATCGCGCTGCCGTTCTTCGGCATCGTGTCCGAGATCTTCCCGGTGTTCTCCCGCAAGCCGATCTTCGGTTACACCACCCTGGTCTACGCGACCCTGTCGATCGCCGCGCTGTCGGTCGCGGTGTGGGCGCACCACATGTTCGCCACGGGTGCGGTGCTGCTGCCGTTCTTTTCGTTCATGACGTATCTGATCGCGGTGCCCACGGGGATCAAATTCTTCAACTGGATCGGCACGATGTGGCGGGGACAGTTGACGTTTGAGACGCCGATGCTGTTTTCGGTCGGCTTCGCGGTCACCTTCCTGCTCGGTGGTCTGACCGGTGTGCTGCTGGCCAGCCCGCCGCTGGACTTCCATGTGACCGACAGCTACTTCGTCGTCGCACACTTCCACTATGTGCTGTTCGGCACCATCGTGTTCTCCACGTTCGCCGGCATCTACTTCTGGTTCCCGAAAATGACCGGCCGGCTGCTCGACGAGCGGTTGGGCAAGCTGCACTTCTGGTTGACGTTCATCGGTTTTCACACCACGTTTTTGGTGCAGCACTGGCTGGGCGACATGGGCATGCCGCGCCGGTACGCCGACTACCTGTCCACCGACGGCTTCCAGGGCCTGAATGTCGTCTCGACGATCGGGGCATTCATTCTGGGGGTGTCGATGCTGCCGTTTGTCTGGAACGTCTTCAAGAGCTGGCGCTACGGCGAAGTGGTGACCGTCGACGATCCCTGGGGGTACGGCAATTCGCTGGAGTGGGCGACCAGTTGCCCACCGCCGCGGCACAACTTCACCGAGCTGCCCCGCATCCGCTCCGAGCGTCCGGCGTTCGAGTTGCATTATCCGCACATGGTGGAACGGCTTCGCGCCGAAGCCCACGTCGGACGTCATCACGACGAGCTGGCCAAGGTGGCCTCCAGCTGA
- the serB gene encoding phosphoserine phosphatase SerB → MGASAKVSVLITVTGVDQPGVTSALFEVLGRHGVELLNVEQVVIRGRLTLGVLVSCAPELADGAALRHDVQAAIHGLGLEVAIERNDDLPVIREPSTHIIFVLGRPITAGAFGAVAREVAALGVNIDFIRGISDYPVTGLELRVSAPPGIAGALQTALTKVAIEEHIDVAVEDYGLAWRTKRLIVFDVDSTLVQGEVIEMLAARAGAQGRVAAITEAAMRGELDFAESLQQRVATLAGLPATVIDEVADQLELMPGARTTLRTLQRLGFRCGVVSGGFRRIIEPLAKELKLDFVASNELEIVDGILTGRVVGPIVDRPGKATALRAFAEQYGVPMEQTVAVGDGANDIDMLVAAGLGVAFNAKPALREVADASLSHPYLDTVLFLLGVTRGEIEAADAVDGVVRRVDIPAD, encoded by the coding sequence GTGGGCGCGTCGGCGAAGGTGTCGGTGCTGATCACGGTCACCGGCGTGGATCAGCCGGGTGTGACGTCGGCACTCTTCGAGGTGCTCGGGCGGCACGGAGTCGAGCTGCTCAACGTCGAGCAGGTGGTGATCAGGGGCCGGCTGACGCTGGGCGTGCTGGTGTCCTGCGCGCCGGAGCTCGCCGACGGCGCCGCGTTGCGGCACGACGTCCAGGCCGCCATTCACGGGCTGGGCCTGGAGGTCGCCATCGAGCGCAACGACGACCTGCCGGTGATTCGGGAACCGTCGACCCACATCATTTTCGTGCTCGGTCGGCCGATCACCGCCGGGGCGTTTGGCGCGGTGGCCCGGGAGGTGGCCGCGCTGGGCGTCAACATCGACTTCATCCGCGGCATCTCCGACTATCCGGTCACCGGCCTGGAGTTGCGGGTCTCGGCGCCACCGGGGATCGCGGGCGCGTTGCAAACCGCCCTGACGAAGGTGGCCATCGAGGAACACATCGACGTGGCCGTCGAGGACTACGGCCTGGCCTGGCGGACCAAGCGGCTCATCGTCTTCGACGTGGATTCCACCCTGGTGCAGGGCGAGGTCATCGAGATGCTGGCCGCCCGGGCCGGCGCCCAGGGCAGGGTCGCGGCGATCACCGAGGCGGCGATGCGCGGCGAACTGGATTTCGCGGAGTCGCTGCAGCAGCGGGTGGCCACCCTGGCGGGCCTGCCGGCCACGGTGATCGACGAGGTCGCCGACCAGCTGGAGCTGATGCCCGGCGCTCGGACCACGCTGCGCACGCTGCAGCGGTTGGGTTTTCGCTGCGGAGTGGTCTCCGGCGGCTTCCGGCGGATCATCGAACCGCTTGCCAAGGAACTGAAGCTGGACTTCGTCGCCTCCAACGAGCTGGAAATCGTCGACGGCATACTCACCGGCCGGGTTGTCGGACCGATCGTGGACCGGCCCGGCAAGGCCACGGCGCTGCGCGCCTTCGCCGAGCAGTACGGCGTGCCCATGGAACAGACCGTCGCGGTCGGCGACGGGGCCAACGACATTGACATGCTGGTCGCGGCGGGTCTGGGGGTGGCGTTCAACGCCAAGCCCGCGCTGCGCGAGGTGGCCGACGCCTCGTTGAGCCATCCGTACCTGGACACGGTGCTGTTTTTGCTGGGCGTGACGCGCGGTGAGATTGAGGCCGCCGACGCGGTCGACGGCGTCGTGCGCCGCGTCGACATCCCCGCGGATTAG
- a CDS encoding ABC transporter ATP-binding protein — MRHDGRVLENGSPDAADPDLLIDFRNVCLRRNGRVLVGPVDWAVELDERWVIIGPNGAGKTSLLRIAAASEHPSSGVAFVLGERLGRVDVSELRARIGLSSAALAQRVPDDEVVRDLVVSAGYAVLGRWRERYEDVDYRRAIDMLESLGAEHLADRTYGTLSEGERKRVLIARALMTDPELLLLDEPAAGLDLGGREELVARLGDLAADPDAPVLVLVTHHVEEVPPGFSHCLLLSEAKVVASGLLPDVLTAENLSAAFGQSIAVDFVDGRYFARRVRTRAAHRRRP; from the coding sequence ATGCGGCACGATGGTCGGGTGCTCGAAAACGGCAGCCCCGATGCGGCCGACCCCGACCTGCTGATCGACTTCCGCAACGTGTGCCTGCGCCGCAACGGCCGAGTACTGGTGGGGCCGGTGGATTGGGCCGTCGAACTCGACGAGCGATGGGTGATCATCGGTCCCAACGGTGCCGGCAAGACATCGCTGCTGCGCATCGCCGCGGCCTCCGAGCACCCGTCGTCGGGTGTTGCGTTCGTGCTCGGTGAACGGCTGGGCCGGGTCGACGTTTCGGAATTGCGAGCCCGGATCGGGCTGAGCTCGGCGGCCCTGGCGCAGCGGGTGCCCGATGACGAAGTGGTGCGTGACCTCGTGGTCTCCGCCGGCTACGCGGTGCTGGGCCGGTGGCGGGAGCGCTACGAGGACGTCGACTATCGCCGCGCGATCGACATGCTGGAGAGCCTGGGCGCCGAGCACCTGGCCGATCGCACCTACGGAACCCTCTCCGAAGGTGAGCGCAAGCGCGTGCTGATCGCCCGCGCCTTGATGACCGACCCGGAGCTGCTGCTGCTCGACGAGCCCGCCGCGGGCCTGGACCTGGGCGGCCGGGAGGAATTGGTGGCGCGGCTGGGCGACCTGGCCGCCGACCCCGACGCGCCCGTGCTGGTGCTGGTCACCCATCACGTGGAGGAGGTTCCGCCGGGGTTCAGCCACTGCCTGCTGCTGTCGGAGGCCAAGGTGGTCGCCTCGGGACTCCTGCCCGACGTGTTGACCGCCGAGAACCTGTCCGCGGCCTTCGGCCAGTCGATCGCCGTGGACTTCGTCGACGGGCGATACTTCGCCCGTCGCGTTCGAACCCGCGCGGCTCACCGGAGACGGCCATGA
- a CDS encoding NUDIX hydrolase: MTPPREPLVPRPAATVMLVRDTPAGLAVFLMRRHSAMDFAAGVMVFPGGGVDDRDRNTDLRRLGAWAGPPPHWWAQRFGIEADLAEALVCAAARETFEESGVLFAGPADDPHGIVGDASAYGDARRALADRTLSFADFLRRENLVLRSDLLRPWANWVTPEAELTRRYDTYFFVAALPQGQRADGENTESDRAGWTLPADAIDDFAAGRNFLLPPTWTQLDSLTGRTVAEVLAVERRIVPVQPHLVQQGDNWEIEFFDSDRYHRARIAGGSGWPL; the protein is encoded by the coding sequence ATGACACCACCACGCGAGCCATTGGTGCCCAGGCCGGCGGCGACGGTCATGCTGGTCCGAGACACGCCCGCCGGCCTCGCCGTCTTCCTGATGCGCCGACACTCCGCGATGGATTTCGCCGCCGGGGTGATGGTGTTCCCCGGCGGCGGTGTCGACGACCGCGACCGCAACACCGACTTGCGCCGGCTAGGGGCCTGGGCCGGCCCGCCACCGCACTGGTGGGCGCAGCGGTTCGGCATCGAGGCCGACCTAGCCGAGGCGTTGGTGTGCGCCGCGGCGCGGGAGACCTTCGAGGAATCGGGCGTGCTGTTCGCCGGGCCGGCCGACGACCCGCACGGCATCGTCGGTGACGCCTCGGCGTACGGCGACGCCCGGCGCGCGCTGGCCGACCGCACGCTGTCGTTCGCCGACTTCCTGCGCCGGGAGAACCTGGTGCTGCGCTCCGATCTGCTGCGGCCCTGGGCGAACTGGGTCACCCCGGAGGCCGAACTGACCCGCCGCTACGACACCTACTTCTTTGTCGCCGCGCTGCCGCAGGGGCAGCGCGCCGACGGCGAGAACACCGAATCCGATCGCGCCGGCTGGACATTGCCGGCCGACGCCATCGACGACTTCGCGGCCGGGCGCAACTTCCTGCTGCCGCCGACCTGGACGCAGCTGGACTCGCTGACCGGCCGCACCGTCGCCGAGGTGCTGGCCGTCGAGCGCCGGATCGTCCCGGTGCAGCCGCACCTGGTGCAGCAGGGCGACAACTGGGAGATCGAGTTCTTCGACTCCGACCGCTACCACCGGGCGCGCATCGCGGGCGGGTCCGGGTGGCCGTTATGA
- a CDS encoding enoyl-CoA hydratase, with protein sequence MSEFVRVVVSDGSQDAGLAMLLLSRPPTNALTRQVYREIIAGAAELGRRDDVAAVILFGGHEIFSAGDDMSELRRLTPAEADTAARVRRAAVDAVAAIPKPTVAAITGYALGAGLTLALAADWRVSGDNARFGATEILANLVPSGGGLARLTRAVGPSRAKELVFSGRFFDAEEALALGLIDDKVAPDDVYTAAAAWARRFLDGPPRALAAAKAGIDEVFELASAELPAAERRRYVEVFAAAYRADARGDSDGR encoded by the coding sequence ATGAGTGAATTCGTCAGGGTCGTGGTCAGCGACGGCTCGCAGGACGCCGGCCTGGCCATGTTGTTGCTGTCGCGACCGCCCACCAACGCGCTGACGCGTCAGGTCTACCGGGAAATCATCGCCGGGGCCGCCGAACTGGGGCGCCGCGACGACGTGGCCGCGGTGATCCTGTTCGGTGGCCACGAGATCTTCTCCGCCGGTGACGATATGTCCGAGCTGCGGCGGCTGACACCGGCCGAGGCCGATACCGCGGCGCGGGTGCGGCGCGCGGCCGTGGACGCGGTGGCGGCGATCCCGAAACCGACCGTGGCCGCCATCACCGGATACGCGTTGGGCGCCGGCCTCACGCTGGCGCTGGCCGCCGACTGGCGAGTCAGCGGTGACAACGCGAGGTTCGGCGCGACGGAGATCCTGGCCAACCTCGTGCCCAGTGGCGGCGGGCTGGCCCGGCTGACCCGGGCAGTGGGGCCCAGCCGGGCCAAGGAGCTGGTGTTTAGTGGGCGTTTCTTCGACGCCGAGGAGGCATTGGCGCTGGGCCTGATCGACGACAAGGTGGCCCCCGACGACGTGTATACCGCCGCCGCGGCGTGGGCGCGGCGCTTTCTGGACGGGCCGCCGCGGGCGCTGGCCGCCGCGAAGGCCGGCATCGACGAGGTCTTCGAGCTGGCCTCGGCGGAGCTGCCGGCCGCCGAACGCCGTCGTTACGTCGAGGTGTTCGCCGCCGCCTACCGAGCTGACGCACGGGGTGACTCCGACGGCCGTTAG
- a CDS encoding class I SAM-dependent methyltransferase: MTRTSEIPADAVPNPRPTAEQVAAARQDSKLAQVLYHDWEAESYDEKWSISYDQRCVDYARGRFDAAVPAEVIARLPFDRALELGCGTGFFLLNLIQAGVARRGSVTDLSPGMVKVATRNGRSLGLDIDGRVADAEGIPYDDDTFDLVVGHAVLHHIPDVELSLRETIRVLKPGGRFVFAGEPTTVGDGYARALSTLTWRVVTNATTLPGLRGWRRPQADLDESSRAAALEALVDLHTFAPADLERMATSAGAVEVQTTTEEFTAAMLGWPLRTFECAVPPGRLGWGWAKFAFTSWKTLSWLDANVWRRITPKGWFYNVIVTGIKPS; the protein is encoded by the coding sequence ATGACGAGGACTTCGGAAATCCCCGCCGACGCCGTGCCCAACCCCCGTCCCACCGCCGAACAGGTGGCGGCCGCGCGGCAGGACAGCAAGCTTGCCCAGGTGCTCTACCACGATTGGGAAGCCGAGAGCTACGACGAGAAGTGGTCGATCTCCTATGACCAACGCTGCGTCGACTACGCGCGAGGCCGGTTCGACGCCGCGGTGCCCGCGGAGGTCATCGCGCGGTTACCCTTCGACCGGGCCCTGGAACTGGGCTGTGGGACGGGGTTCTTTCTGCTCAACCTGATCCAGGCGGGCGTCGCCCGACGCGGGTCGGTCACCGATCTCTCACCCGGCATGGTCAAGGTCGCCACCCGCAACGGGCGGTCGCTGGGGCTGGACATCGACGGCCGGGTGGCCGACGCCGAGGGCATCCCGTATGACGACGACACCTTCGATCTGGTGGTCGGGCATGCCGTGCTGCACCACATTCCCGATGTGGAGCTGTCCCTGCGGGAAACGATCCGGGTGCTCAAGCCGGGCGGCCGGTTCGTGTTCGCCGGTGAGCCGACCACCGTCGGCGACGGCTACGCCCGCGCGCTGTCCACCCTGACCTGGCGGGTGGTCACCAACGCCACCACATTGCCCGGTCTGCGTGGGTGGCGTCGCCCCCAGGCCGATCTTGACGAGTCCTCGCGGGCCGCTGCGCTGGAGGCCCTCGTAGACCTGCACACCTTCGCACCGGCCGACCTGGAGCGGATGGCCACCAGCGCCGGCGCGGTTGAGGTTCAGACCACCACCGAGGAGTTCACCGCCGCAATGCTGGGCTGGCCGCTGCGCACGTTCGAATGCGCGGTGCCTCCGGGGCGCCTGGGTTGGGGATGGGCGAAGTTCGCGTTCACCAGCTGGAAGACGCTGAGCTGGCTGGACGCCAACGTGTGGCGTCGGATCACCCCGAAGGGCTGGTTTTACAACGTGATCGTCACCGGGATCAAGCCGTCCTGA
- a CDS encoding THUMP-like domain-containing protein has protein sequence MASDHPEGLVLQRDRHRDQAVLSAGLTFGLDDVAYLRSASGAAALCAVADLSLTGPTRVADTAAVHARFGERAPILVETTLLRRKAADKLGELCDVSRWLFTAEALQQATAAAVARHRARRLAGQVVHDATCSIGTEMAALRGSAARTIGSDIDPVRLAMARHNLGDAADLCRADALRPISRGAVVIVDPARRSGGRRRFDPTDHRPRLDHLLDCYRARDMVVKCAPGIDFERVRRLGFDGEIEVTSYRGSVREACLWSAGLAGRGVRRRASILDRGEQITDTEPDDCGVRPAGRWIVDPDGAVIRAGLVRQYGARHGLWQLDPHVAYLSGDRLPPSVRGLEVLDHLAFDERRLRQALSGLDCGAVEILARGVRVDPDALRGRLRLRGSRPLSVVITRMGSGPTGHALAYVCCPSR, from the coding sequence GTGGCGTCGGATCACCCCGAAGGGCTGGTTTTACAACGTGATCGTCACCGGGATCAAGCCGTCCTGAGCGCCGGTCTCACCTTCGGCCTCGACGACGTCGCTTACCTGCGGTCGGCATCGGGGGCCGCCGCCCTGTGTGCGGTTGCCGACCTCTCGCTGACCGGCCCGACCAGGGTCGCCGACACCGCCGCGGTGCACGCCCGGTTCGGCGAGCGGGCACCGATCCTGGTGGAAACGACATTGCTGCGCCGCAAAGCCGCCGACAAGCTCGGCGAGCTGTGCGATGTGTCGCGGTGGCTGTTCACCGCCGAGGCGCTGCAACAGGCCACCGCGGCGGCGGTGGCGCGGCATCGCGCCCGGCGGCTGGCCGGGCAGGTGGTGCACGACGCGACATGCTCCATCGGCACCGAGATGGCCGCGCTGCGCGGCTCGGCGGCCCGGACGATCGGCAGCGACATCGACCCGGTGCGGCTGGCGATGGCGCGTCACAACCTCGGTGATGCCGCCGACCTGTGCCGGGCCGACGCGCTGCGCCCGATCAGCCGCGGCGCGGTCGTCATCGTCGACCCGGCGCGGCGAAGCGGCGGCCGACGGCGTTTCGATCCGACCGACCATCGGCCCCGGCTAGACCACCTGCTGGACTGTTACCGCGCGCGGGACATGGTCGTAAAGTGTGCTCCCGGAATAGATTTCGAGCGGGTACGGCGGCTCGGTTTCGATGGCGAGATCGAGGTGACGTCATATCGCGGATCGGTCCGGGAGGCCTGCCTGTGGTCGGCCGGGTTGGCCGGGCGCGGCGTGCGCCGGCGAGCCAGCATCCTCGACCGCGGTGAGCAGATCACCGACACCGAGCCCGATGACTGCGGTGTGCGGCCCGCCGGCCGATGGATCGTCGATCCCGACGGCGCCGTGATCCGGGCCGGCCTGGTGCGCCAGTACGGGGCCCGGCACGGGCTGTGGCAGCTCGATCCCCACGTGGCGTACCTGTCTGGTGACCGGCTGCCGCCGTCGGTGCGCGGCTTGGAGGTGCTCGATCACCTGGCGTTCGACGAGCGCCGGCTGCGGCAGGCGCTGTCGGGGCTGGACTGCGGGGCGGTGGAGATCCTGGCCCGGGGTGTTCGGGTGGACCCCGACGCCCTGCGCGGGCGGCTTCGGTTGCGCGGCAGCCGGCCGCTGTCGGTGGTCATCACCCGGATGGGCTCCGGGCCCACCGGGCATGCGCTGGCATACGTTTGCTGTCCCTCCCGTTAG
- a CDS encoding esterase — translation MRYLIAAAVLAAAVWAGWPATAAPPSCASLGGTVEAGQLCHVRASGSKYTLDLTFPVDYPDQQALTDYITRTRDGFVNVAQSSGGRDHPYQMDATTEQHSAGQPPHHTRSVVLKFFQDLGGAHPSTWYKAFNYNLGSKQPITFDTLFAPGTTPPLDTIFPIVQRDLERQTALAAAISPGAGRDSANYQNFAITDDQLIFYFGQGELLPSFAGAVSAQVPRSALPPLAI, via the coding sequence ATGCGTTATCTGATAGCTGCCGCGGTCCTGGCCGCCGCGGTCTGGGCGGGTTGGCCCGCCACCGCGGCGCCGCCATCCTGCGCCAGCCTGGGCGGCACCGTCGAGGCCGGACAGCTCTGCCATGTGCGCGCCTCGGGTTCCAAATACACCCTCGACCTGACGTTTCCCGTCGACTATCCCGACCAACAGGCGCTGACCGACTACATCACGCGCACTCGGGACGGGTTCGTCAACGTGGCGCAGAGCTCCGGGGGGCGCGACCACCCGTACCAGATGGACGCCACCACCGAACAACACAGCGCGGGCCAGCCCCCCCACCATACCCGTAGCGTGGTGCTCAAGTTCTTTCAAGACCTCGGCGGCGCCCACCCGTCCACCTGGTACAAGGCCTTCAACTACAACCTCGGCAGCAAACAACCCATCACCTTCGACACCCTGTTCGCGCCCGGCACCACCCCGCCGCTGGACACCATCTTCCCGATCGTCCAGCGTGACCTGGAGCGGCAGACCGCGCTGGCCGCGGCGATCTCGCCGGGCGCCGGTCGGGATTCGGCGAACTATCAGAACTTCGCCATCACCGACGATCAGCTGATCTTCTACTTCGGCCAGGGTGAATTGCTGCCGTCGTTTGCCGGCGCCGTTTCGGCCCAGGTGCCGCGCAGTGCCCTCCCGCCGCTGGCCATCTAA
- a CDS encoding outer membrane protein assembly factor BamB family protein — MGLGGCGNTDSWVDAAPALGWPAQYGDAANSSYTPTAGASTLALRWTRSVKGSLGAAPALSARGYLALNAQTPAGCSLMEWENHSGRQRWCVRLVQGGGFGGPLLDIFDNLYVGQPGAIVAFPVTQWTRWRQPVIGMPSTPRFLGHGHLLVSTHLGQLVVFDAHRGRVVGSPLDLVDGVDPTDATRGLADCAPARPGCPVPAAPAFSAVNGMVVLGVWQPGAPAAGLVGLKYHGQQLAREWTSDAVDAGVIASPVLSADGSTVYVNGRDERLWALHAIDGTVKWSAPLGFLAQTPPAVTPQGLIVSGGGPDTRLVALRDAGDHAEETWRRDDVIPLSTSSLAGAAVGYTVVSGPPPDGGAGLSLLIFDPANGHTINSYPLPGASGYPVGVAVGTDRRVVTATGDGQVYSFAPV; from the coding sequence ATGGGACTCGGCGGCTGCGGCAACACCGACTCGTGGGTCGACGCGGCACCCGCGCTGGGCTGGCCCGCGCAGTACGGCGACGCCGCCAACAGCAGCTACACCCCGACCGCCGGTGCCAGCACGCTCGCGCTGCGCTGGACACGGTCGGTCAAAGGGAGCCTGGGGGCCGCGCCCGCGCTGAGCGCACGCGGTTATCTTGCGCTCAACGCGCAGACCCCGGCCGGGTGTTCGCTGATGGAGTGGGAGAACCACAGCGGCCGGCAACGCTGGTGTGTCCGGCTGGTCCAGGGCGGCGGCTTCGGGGGCCCGCTGCTGGACATCTTCGACAACCTCTACGTCGGACAGCCCGGGGCGATCGTCGCTTTCCCGGTCACCCAGTGGACGCGCTGGCGACAGCCGGTGATCGGGATGCCGTCCACCCCGCGGTTCCTGGGCCACGGTCACCTGCTGGTGAGCACCCACCTGGGACAGCTGGTGGTGTTCGACGCCCACCGCGGCCGGGTGGTCGGCAGCCCGCTGGATCTGGTGGACGGCGTCGACCCCACCGACGCGACCCGTGGGCTGGCCGATTGCGCCCCGGCCCGGCCGGGCTGCCCGGTCCCGGCCGCGCCCGCGTTCTCGGCGGTCAACGGGATGGTGGTGCTCGGCGTCTGGCAACCGGGAGCGCCGGCGGCCGGGCTGGTCGGCCTGAAATACCACGGGCAGCAGCTCGCCCGCGAGTGGACCAGCGACGCCGTCGACGCCGGGGTCATCGCCAGCCCGGTGCTGTCCGCCGACGGATCGACGGTCTACGTCAACGGCCGCGACGAACGGCTGTGGGCGCTGCACGCGATCGACGGCACGGTGAAGTGGTCGGCGCCGCTGGGGTTCCTGGCGCAGACGCCGCCCGCGGTCACCCCACAGGGGCTGATCGTGTCCGGCGGCGGCCCCGACACCCGGCTGGTGGCGTTGCGGGACGCCGGCGATCACGCCGAGGAGACCTGGCGACGCGACGACGTCATTCCGTTGTCGACGTCGAGCCTCGCCGGCGCCGCCGTCGGCTACACGGTGGTCAGCGGTCCACCACCGGACGGCGGCGCCGGTTTGTCGTTGTTGATCTTCGATCCGGCCAACGGCCACACGATCAACAGCTATCCGCTGCCTGGAGCCAGCGGCTATCCGGTCGGGGTCGCCGTGGGCACCGACCGCCGGGTGGTGACCGCCACCGGCGACGGCCAGGTCTACAGCTTCGCTCCGGTCTAG
- a CDS encoding acyltransferase, producing MTTMWGAPLHRRWRGSRLRDPRQARYLTLASLKWVLANRAYTPWYLVRYWRLLKFKLANPHIITRGMVFLGKGVEIHCTPELAQLEIGRWVHIGDKNTIRAHEGSLRFGDKVVLGRDNVINCYLDIEIGESALMADWCYICDFDHRMDDITMPIKDQGIIKSPVRIGPDTWIGVKVTVLRGTSIGRGCVLGSHAVVRGDIPDYSIAVGAPATVVKNRQVSWESSAAQRAELAAALADIERKKAAH from the coding sequence ATGACGACCATGTGGGGGGCTCCGCTGCACCGCCGCTGGCGTGGATCGCGGCTGCGGGATCCGCGTCAGGCCAGGTATCTGACGCTGGCCTCGCTGAAATGGGTGCTTGCCAACCGGGCGTACACGCCGTGGTACCTGGTCCGCTATTGGCGGCTGCTGAAGTTCAAGCTGGCCAACCCGCACATCATCACCCGCGGCATGGTGTTTCTCGGGAAGGGCGTCGAGATCCACTGCACACCCGAGCTGGCGCAGCTGGAGATCGGTCGGTGGGTGCACATCGGGGACAAAAACACCATCCGCGCGCACGAGGGTTCGCTGCGCTTCGGCGACAAGGTGGTGCTGGGCCGCGACAACGTCATCAACTGCTATCTGGACATCGAGATCGGGGAGTCGGCGCTGATGGCCGACTGGTGTTACATCTGTGATTTCGACCATCGGATGGACGACATCACGATGCCGATCAAGGACCAGGGCATCATCAAAAGCCCGGTGCGGATCGGGCCGGACACCTGGATCGGCGTGAAGGTGACCGTGCTGCGAGGGACCTCGATCGGACGGGGTTGCGTGCTGGGCTCACACGCGGTGGTGCGCGGTGACATCCCGGACTATTCGATCGCGGTCGGCGCGCCGGCCACGGTGGTCAAGAACAGGCAGGTGTCCTGGGAGTCATCGGCCGCACAGCGGGCCGAATTGGCTGCGGCGCTAGCCGATATCGAACGCAAGAAGGCGGCCCACTAA